One window of the Rhizorhabdus dicambivorans genome contains the following:
- a CDS encoding spinster family MFS transporter produces the protein MLLIINFLAFLDRQILNILAEPIKQELKLSDTQLGLLTGLAFAFLYTFLGLPIARLAERANRVGIIGISLAIWSAFTIACGFANSYAQLALARVGVGVGEAGCSPASHSLISDYVPREKRASALGFYSMGVPLGTMAGLAFGGLIADAYGWRVAIVVAGAPGILVAILARLTIRDTRRQHIADRGKASPPAPALGLAMRELTSKRAFWWAALAASSSAFLAYGHNAFYASFFLRNHAQGIAEIAATVSGGSLKASGFLGIALGLILGLGGLIGSFLGGRMCDHFAKRDPRANVLLPAGAFLVSLPFVLVAVFIPHTLVALLMLGPAILLKTFWYGPIFATVQNVVQPGTRATAAAILLGMMNLIGLGLGPVTVGIFSDAFAGTLGPSEGLRWGLAVTAIMGIVPPACLWMASRTLVSETVEDGPSTA, from the coding sequence ATGCTGCTGATCATCAATTTCCTGGCGTTCCTGGATCGGCAAATTCTCAACATCCTGGCCGAACCGATCAAGCAGGAACTCAAGCTGTCCGATACGCAGCTCGGCCTTCTGACAGGCCTTGCCTTTGCCTTTCTCTATACATTCCTCGGCCTGCCGATCGCACGTCTGGCCGAGCGGGCGAACCGGGTTGGGATCATCGGGATTTCTCTGGCTATCTGGAGCGCCTTTACGATCGCCTGCGGTTTCGCCAACAGCTATGCCCAACTGGCCCTGGCGCGCGTCGGCGTCGGCGTCGGCGAGGCAGGCTGCAGCCCCGCTTCCCATTCCCTGATCAGCGACTATGTGCCGCGCGAGAAGCGGGCGTCCGCTCTCGGCTTCTATTCCATGGGCGTGCCGCTGGGAACGATGGCGGGGCTCGCATTCGGCGGGCTGATCGCCGACGCCTATGGCTGGCGGGTGGCCATCGTGGTGGCCGGGGCTCCCGGTATCCTGGTCGCCATCCTGGCGAGGCTGACGATAAGGGACACACGACGACAGCACATCGCCGATCGTGGCAAGGCCAGCCCTCCTGCGCCCGCCCTTGGCCTGGCCATGCGCGAACTGACTTCGAAGCGAGCCTTCTGGTGGGCGGCGCTTGCTGCTTCCAGCTCCGCATTTCTCGCCTACGGGCACAACGCCTTCTATGCGTCGTTCTTTCTTCGCAACCATGCGCAAGGTATCGCGGAAATCGCGGCAACGGTGAGCGGCGGAAGTCTCAAGGCTTCGGGCTTCCTGGGTATAGCCTTGGGCCTCATATTGGGACTCGGCGGCCTGATCGGGTCCTTCCTGGGCGGCCGCATGTGCGATCATTTCGCAAAGCGTGATCCCCGTGCCAATGTACTCCTCCCGGCCGGCGCGTTTCTGGTGTCGCTGCCGTTCGTCCTGGTGGCGGTGTTCATTCCCCATACGCTCGTGGCGTTGCTGATGCTTGGTCCCGCCATATTGCTGAAGACGTTCTGGTATGGCCCGATCTTCGCAACGGTCCAGAATGTGGTGCAGCCCGGCACGCGCGCGACTGCGGCAGCGATACTGCTCGGCATGATGAACCTGATCGGGCTTGGCCTCGGTCCCGTGACCGTAGGGATTTTCAGCGACGCCTTCGCAGGCACGCTCGGCCCTTCCGAGGGGCTACGCTGGGGCCTCGCTGTGACAGCGATCATGGGCATCGTTCCTCCGGCCTGTCTCTGGATGGCAAGCCGCACCCTTGTTTCGGAAACGGTGGAGGACGGGCCAAGCACCGCTTAG